CCTCGACATTAACCCCGAGCCACGAGGAGACCGAACATGACCACTGCCGCTGTCCAAACGCCGAAGACCACCCTCTATCTGGCCCTTGAGCTGAGCAACAAAACCTGGAAGCTGGGCTTCAGCAACGGCGAGAAGATCCGCATCAAGACCATCGAAGCGCGCGATCTTCCCGCCTTGCACGAGCAGATCGAGATCGCCAAGGGGAAGCTTGGACTCAGCGCGGATTGTGTCATTGAAAGCGTTTACGAAGCCGGCCGGGATGGATTCTGGATTCATCGTACATTGGAATCCTGGGGGATTCACAGCCGCGTGGTCGACTCGGCCAGCATTCAGGTCAACCGCAAGAAGCGGCGCGTGAAGACCGACCGGGTCGACGTCGAAGCGCTGCTGGTGCAGCTCATGCGGTATCTTGGCGGAGAGAAAAAAGCCCTCGCGGTGGTGAACGTCCCCAGTGCCGGGGCCGAGGATCGGATGCGGCTGAACCGCGAGCGCGAGCGACTGATCCGCGAACGTGGCGCCCACAGCTCCCGAATCAAATCGCTCTTCATCGCCCAGGGTCTCGTCATCGAGCGTCTCAACGACACCGTCATCGATACTCTCGATCA
Above is a genomic segment from Thiorhodovibrio litoralis containing:
- a CDS encoding IS110 family RNA-guided transposase — encoded protein: MTTAAVQTPKTTLYLALELSNKTWKLGFSNGEKIRIKTIEARDLPALHEQIEIAKGKLGLSADCVIESVYEAGRDGFWIHRTLESWGIHSRVVDSASIQVNRKKRRVKTDRVDVEALLVQLMRYLGGEKKALAVVNVPSAGAEDRMRLNRERERLIRERGAHSSRIKSLFIAQGLVIERLNDTVIDTLDHLCTATGEPLGADLKEEIRREYQRYCLADEQIRAIEQEQKRRVEQATDVSHQQVARMLELKGIGWVSSWILVMEFFSWRGFRNRQQLAACAGLTPTPYASGDDQRDQGISKAGNRRIRALMVELSWLWLRYQPDSALSRWYRERFATGGKRMRRIGIVALARKLLIALWRYLEQGEIPDGAVLKAG